A genomic segment from Natator depressus isolate rNatDep1 chromosome 19, rNatDep2.hap1, whole genome shotgun sequence encodes:
- the PTP4A2 gene encoding protein tyrosine phosphatase type IVA 2 isoform X1 codes for MNRPAPVEITYESMRFLITHNPTNATLNKFTEELKKYGVTTLVRVCDATYDKAPVEKEGIQVLDWPFDDGAPPPNQIVDDWLNLLKTKFREEPGCCVAVHCVAGLGRAPVLVALALIECGMKYEDAVQFIRQKRRGAFNSKQLLYLEKYRPKMRLRFKDTNGHCCVQ; via the exons ATGAACCGTCCAGCCCCGGTGGAGATTACTTATGAGAGTATGCGTTTTCTGATCACTCACAACCCAACCAATGCAACCCTCAACAAGTTCACAGAG GAGCTTAAGAAGTATGGAGTGACAACCTTGGTGCGAGTTTGTGATGCCACGTATGATAAAGCTCCTGTTGAAAAAGAAGGAATCCAAGTTCTA GACTGGCCATTTGATGATGGAGCGCCACCCCCAAATCAAATAGTTGATGACTGGCTAAACCTGTTGAAAACCAAATTTCGTGAAGAGCCTGGATGCTGTGTTGCTGTGCATTGTGTTGCAGGATTGGGAAG GGCCCCTGTCCTAGTTGCACTGGCTCTCATTGAATGTGGAATGAAGTATGAGGATGCAGTTCAGTTCATAAGGCA GAAAAGGAGGGGAGCTTTCAATTCCAAACAGCTGCTTTACCTTGAGAAATACCGACCTAAGATGCGATTACGCTTCAAAGATACCAATGGTCACTGCTGTGTTCAGTAA
- the PTP4A2 gene encoding protein tyrosine phosphatase type IVA 2 isoform X2 — MNRPAPVEITYESMRFLITHNPTNATLNKFTEDWPFDDGAPPPNQIVDDWLNLLKTKFREEPGCCVAVHCVAGLGRAPVLVALALIECGMKYEDAVQFIRQKRRGAFNSKQLLYLEKYRPKMRLRFKDTNGHCCVQ, encoded by the exons ATGAACCGTCCAGCCCCGGTGGAGATTACTTATGAGAGTATGCGTTTTCTGATCACTCACAACCCAACCAATGCAACCCTCAACAAGTTCACAGAG GACTGGCCATTTGATGATGGAGCGCCACCCCCAAATCAAATAGTTGATGACTGGCTAAACCTGTTGAAAACCAAATTTCGTGAAGAGCCTGGATGCTGTGTTGCTGTGCATTGTGTTGCAGGATTGGGAAG GGCCCCTGTCCTAGTTGCACTGGCTCTCATTGAATGTGGAATGAAGTATGAGGATGCAGTTCAGTTCATAAGGCA GAAAAGGAGGGGAGCTTTCAATTCCAAACAGCTGCTTTACCTTGAGAAATACCGACCTAAGATGCGATTACGCTTCAAAGATACCAATGGTCACTGCTGTGTTCAGTAA